One Parasteatoda tepidariorum isolate YZ-2023 chromosome 1, CAS_Ptep_4.0, whole genome shotgun sequence genomic window, tttgcacacgaAACCAATAACTGCTTCTTCCAAATCAGTGTCCTCATGTGTATTTGCCATTTCCAAGATACGAGTCGCTGTTTTCACTTTAATGTCCGACGCCAAAAGAGTTGAACAAATCTTGGAAAGTTTATGCACTTCGTATTTGTATGCTAGCTCATAGAGTGGCATGATGAgatctgtatttttaatttcgacGTCGCCAGAGTAAAGGAAAAGCAAAAAGATATCAAACACTGATTTGTCGACGTTAGCAACGTCGATAACATTCTGGATGTAATTTTGCTCAaaggttttttcaaaaacactCGATCTTGAAATAAGTATGTTCTTATGGGCAAGCAGTTTTCCATTAGCGAATCGAAACTCAATATCGTAAAACTTGGGattgtaatataaattcttgtaatcacattttaaatcatCTAGGCATTCGTTTAGAAGTACATGGGGCTGCTTTTTAACACTGATGCTGACCTTTGCTTTTACTAGAACATTACCTTTCATTATGATTTTGTCGGTCGACAACTTAAATGGCCTGCCGCCGTTTATTCCAGGTACACTGTGTTGACAATTGGGCATGTCTAAGTAGTCCCCGTAGCAATATTTCGTGCATTTAGAATTGTAGACCTGTTCTATCGAATCTCGCCAATATATTTCCTTTCTGTCATTTTGAATCTCAAAAAACATGGTGGCTTTGATGTCACAGATGCTAGAATCTGTTCTTTTCAAACCAACTCTCATTTTTTTGGCTACCGTTTCTACTTCTACGAGAACTTGCCAAGTTGTTTTGCAAACTCGAGTCGTTGTAAAAGGTGGACTGTTTGCAGCATCGAGTTTCGATACGTTATCGATAGTCATTTCAAAATCAAAGCAGTCTATTTTATCAGTGCTTCCAGCCACATCGAACTGCATTTTCCAGTGTTTCATCTTGCAAGTTtatgtcttataattttaactagATGTTCAAAGatcttatttagtaaataaagttGTTTACTGGaatattacatacatttgcaggcttgtgggCTCAAtctaggcttataaacctttgtcataTAAAAGGACAGATAACACAACAACTGTGCTTACTAACGAATAGCATACAACCGCTTATGAAAATATCAATAGTTGACTAAGAAGCCAGGTAGTGGGACTATGTGGCTGAGGGGTACTTCTTTTCTGTGGAGCTTATGACAGCATGGAGGTAGCCGGTTTGGTTCCCTGCTTAAACTTCTTGGCAGAAATACGTATCTTCCCAAtgttcttgaatattttttactctcagcttattagtttttttataactgtcgttcaacagccgacctaattctgggcttacgactatcaatgttcaactccgtagccttttaattttgaacctaatccagaagacagactaggaaactcctggatcaagtattgcgtgaaatttgccttcgtggaggattttgatggaactaatccgcatttgcgctaTATGgggaagaaaaccacgaaaaccttccacggtaagctgacagcaaggggactgtaactcatgatccgtcaaataaggatattttacgttaccACTGTGGTAGGTGCGAGATAGGTGCGGAAATCGCATTGACGAGTCATCTCTGGGACTCGAAATACGAGCCAGCGAACATGACGTCCCGCAgcggactgatcgttaaggcacggttcccagaagatcaccgaagtaaagcatcactgactgcggtcagtgtgtggatgagtgaccactttgatcagcctgcgatGGGACCGATTGTGCTGTATTGGTTCGGATTCAAtagttctaccgtaaagtgctcgacgtAGTGCTCAGATCGTctggctaccaaagcggggtaTCCATCCtttctacagaggatcaaaattgagatggcaggtcttcggatcatccacagggatgtttctcagccCATCACCCATTGCCCATTATTCAACTCTAGTGTGATGTAAATAAAGAACCTACTTGCCTACTGGGTGGGAGGTCCGGACTGGTGGCCGAGCGGTTTgtgtgcctgactgcgaagtaAATGActgcgagttcgaatcccgctctgggcatggatgatTATATCTATGTGTTGTCCTCTAGTGTGTGTGACgcgtgaatgtggcccaccctatgaacgggtatatGTGGCAATGTGTCGTggtgttgctcgcctccgtgactcaggttcacaggtgcccactgggtaacgatagatgagcaacacttccggtaTCTTTTCAGCTGAAGAAAGTCGAAGTTCAGTacctgccattggaaaaaaaacctaGTGGGAGGCCCCAGCACCATAGTAGTATAGGTCAGTGTTGTGGAGTGACTAATTGTAAGGCTcgttatataaaaattgataaactcTTCACAAAACccaactataaaataaaaccaaggGGTTTTGTAGAGATAATGAAACAAGTAAAGCATATTTTACAAGAAGCAACATATGGATTCTTCAGAAACTCTACAGACGTTAAGCATTTTTGTGCGACGTAATGGTAAAATTTGAGTTCTGCAGTGACTTTAGGACAGAAACAACGAACTAGTGCCCTGCTTCATTGTTGTTTGCGACTCTAGTTTCTCTGACATCCTGAAAATTGATTCAATGCATGAATATTTAGGACCTTTATTGCCCGGTGTGTTTTTTCTGCGATACGCAATGAAGCTTAAAGGTTCGATTTTCATCGTAGTCTGGATGTATTTGTTGTTTGTTTAACTCACAAATCTGTTATTTGTGTTAATTAATACTGGTAGGTGCCCTTCCAAAATTGAAGAAACAGACAACACAAATACATCCAAGGGTATAACGTGAAATGAATCCGCTACTTCCATATCTTAGAGTGTTCGCCGATATGACAATACCTCTCGATTGAGTAAACCTCACCTATTAGTTTCCTTCATTTTTACTTCGTTTTTATATCCGTCATTGaacaattttcagtttacgactactaatgttcaactccgtagccttataattttgaacccaatccagaagacaaggaaactcctggatcagtatccccagaggtattgatttgttatgggaacgtggagtaatttgcgactcgacagatttaacgtgcatcagtcaccatttactccACGGGGAATCTTCAGCCGtactgggatcgaacccatgaactCTTGGACAAGGGCCCAGTGCccaaccaaccaggctatcctggcctcatttttactttgcaaaatctttttatttgaactaaGCTAGTATTTCAGCAAAGCTAGTTCAGCTAAATTAACGTTTTTCACTGGTACTGGTAAGCGCTCAGGGTTATTTCTTTGACTTCTAATCGCTCAGTTGTTAAATTaggggtcccgcagtggactggtcGTAAAGACACGATTCTCAGTAGTAAATCGAagtcactggctgtggtcagtaagtGGGTGGTGACCACTTTGGTCAGCTTGTGTAGGGAACGAAAGtgcacggtatcggtcctcgttaaactattctactataaagtgctcaacttctcgtgcaggtcgtcgggctaccaaagcaggagaGCTATACCCTCTGCAGCGGATCAAAATTACGTTGGCATATCTTTGAAtcatcatcctcagggatgtctCCCAGACagccgccaatagcccattgtgcaactctagtgtgGTGTAAATAAAGTGCAGCAACAGCAAAtcctttttcaatttgttaGATAAATTTTAGGCGCCATCCTGGCCAGACGCTCTGTAGTGTGAAGGTAgtgggtttgaatcccaccgTATCCTTCTGGTGAATCTATCTAACTTGTGCTATACCTTCTTtcagtgaaatattttcttaacatgtttttacatttgtatAAGTCGCACATTGTTATGAACCTATTAGTctgaaaatgtatgtataacattaaataaagaatcatattaatctataatttttctaacttaGGGTAGAATTCTGGTCAACATATTTTCTGCTGATGatttaataacagttattttatGTATGGATAAAGCTTACTTATTTTGATGAATACGCAGAAAGAATCGTATTAAAAGATTGAAGAAGAAAAGTAAGCTATTCAAGTATCTGGGCTTAAAGATGTGCTTCCAAAACTACAGAAGTAAATCTGTTGTAAAATGCCTTGTTTGTTCGaagtcttttaataaaatacatcaaatgttaaaaagcaatttggaattaattttgtgtatctaatgttgttgttgttgttcatttacgtcgcactagagctgcacaattggttattggcgacggtctggaaaacatacctgaagatgatccgaagacatgccatcataattttgatcctctgcagaggggttGGCTCCCCTgttttggtagcccgacgacttgcgcgcgaagtcgatcactttatggtagaacagtttataAAGGATCGATACCGtgcaccctcggttcctacgcagactgatcaaagtggcaTCCACCTGCAGATAATTCGAGGGAGATTTGCTGCTTTTTCAGCATCAGTTTAAATGTTGAGAGTCAAAGATTtcgactaaaaaataaaattaatagattttgcACTTTAAGGAAAGTTGTTCCcgaaatttttcataatgaaaacacatttttacagATATTTCTGTATCTGAAGAATCCTAATTGTGATATATTGCATTTATTCCATTGAGTATTTTACATTAGATCAATGGCCAAgttagcctggttggtagggcattagacccatgtccaagaagttgtgagttcgatccccgccagccgaagactacccgtgtagtaaatggtgactggtgcatgttaaatctgtcaggtcacGAAGTCGACCATGTTTCCCATGACAAATAACTCTGGGGGttctgaattggagattgatcgttgtctggttcaggtcaaaaattacgatctgtgaatgaatgaaagGAAGTATGAATGgattcgccctataaacgggttgtgagATGTGTGGGGCTGTAGTCGTAtatcatagatggcgccactaaaaaGCAAGAAACGCATCTACAGCCTTTATGCTTAGTTTCACCAATGTAGTCTTACTGGattggcaagtgacattagaaacaacaacaacaactttagATCAGACACTAGTCATGTATTAAAGCAATCCTGCATTAAAGTGAGGTAAAGAATGTTAGTAAATCTAAGAAATCCCCACTGAGTATAGTGAGCATAAAAACCTATTTGATTGCAGAAGGAAACTGACAGAAATTGAAGCATGATTTTTAGAAAGGTGAGAGAGAGCGAGACAAAGAAATAGATAGAAAGAGAAGGACAGAGAGAACAGTAGAAGAATGCTCTAACCACCATGGAAAATGGAGTGTATGTCCCCCCCCAGGGTGAGTTAGGAAGCTTTATATAGTAGTTGCTGCACAAATCTAAgttgtataaaataaagaaatttgcttcGATATTTTCGATCACACTTTCCTCACTAGTGATtagcagggctaaagagaataaaaGGGCTGGTTCANGAAATTTGCTTCGATATTTTCGATCACACTTTCCTCACTAGTGATTAGAGGGTGTTCAAGAGTGTTTTTGTTTCCTCGTTTCTTAGGAACTCACAGTTGACTCTTAATGTTTATACTCTTTGACTTCAttataaaggatttttaaaattttaaactgaatttaatgATTACAAGACACAGTGTACATGCCTGGCAGTAATCCGTTGGTGGAAGGGGGGATCCCTTTGATCTGCTTGTGTAGGGATCGAAGCtacgcggtatcggtcctcgttaaactgtcttaccgtaaagtgctcgattttgTGCTTAGGacgttgggctaccaaagcgggggatCCATCCtttctgcagaggatcagagttgtgatggcatgtcttcggatcatcctcaaggatgtttcccagatcatTGCTAACtgcccattgtgctgctctagtgcaatgtaaataaagtacctataGTTCGTTCATCacgagttggcacttggctccgccttcattaCGTGGTATCCGACGATGTTATGTcactatttttgggagaaggatgtgaacaatcctgaacaaggttgcttTTTGGCTATCGTACggcaaaagtatttattttgcaaccttcatgtgcatttttttaacattaaatatttcataaatttgatgatatttccatatatggcaacgttacttttaaaaagtaacgagtaaaagtataagtatttttaaaaaaagtaacgagtaaaaagtaaaaagttcatattttaaagagtaacgagtaaaaagtacaagtaaaagtacaagtactaagcaaaaaaagtaacgatttaaaagtacacaaTTGGggaatcgaaaattcaaagtaacctaaaattttattgaataatattcttatgttctttaatgtttttgcaaaattgttgttatttatttaattatttttaattttgaaagttatggacattaatttatttttaaattcggaagaatattataatataattttataatataatcgtataatataattttaaaatcaaatataattttaatatcaaactttttatggatttgcacgaaaaagaaattttatctattgattttaatttttagtttattatttttatttatttaaattaccattgatttaaaattgttttactctatagaaacgcgttttaaaagcacaaacataaacaaagcaaacacggggtttcagatagctttgtgatctttgagctagtaaaaaataattgaatgtgcagtataagttgaaacagaaggtatttaaacacgaagttagctgtgaatgcatgtatattgcacattaattttattaattaaaaaaaaacataagcatttttttctatttaatattttttttttagaaagcttaccgagttttagaaaaaaagtaacgatttcgttcgatatttccgttacaaatacttgtactttttccctaaaaaagtaacgaaagtaaaagtactaaatttaaaaagtaacgaagtacaagtaaaagtacgtactttttacttgttccggcggtacaagtaacgaaagtaaaagttcTGCCATATatggatatttctctcttttgagtcaATAGTTTGTCCATTTTGAGAAGATTTGCTGGGAAaacagaagtttttaaatttaaaagaagtttttaaatttagctagAGTAatgaaaggtataatagcagagatgataaagcgaagtaagtgactaaAAAAGCATCCACTGTTTGCGTTTGGAGTGCATTAAGTGTTGTCTTAATTTTAAGCGCGGAGCTGTTTCTCATCTTACTCCCTCGCTGAAATGAACTCGGCGTCCGAGggggtggagccaagtgccatcTCCTGCTGAACGAACTATACCTATCGTTCATGTGCTAACACCGTATGGAGATGCAAAAAAGGAATGAttgataaaatcaatattttatgaacaatgtctgtctacttaaaaatatcgatttccAG contains:
- the LOC107439795 gene encoding TD and POZ domain-containing protein 2, whose translation is MKHWKMQFDVAGSTDKIDCFDFEMTIDNVSKLDAANSPPFTTTRVCKTTWQVLVEVETVAKKMRVGLKRTDSSICDIKATMFFEIQNDRKEIYWRDSIEQVYNSKCTKYCYGDYLDMPNCQHSVPGINGGRPFKLSTDKIIMKGNVLVKAKVSISVKKQPHVLLNECLDDLKCDYKNLYYNPKFYDIEFRFANGKLLAHKNILISRSSVFEKTFEQNYIQNVIDVANVDKSVFDIFLLFLYSGDVEIKNTDLIMPLYELAYKYEVHKLSKICSTLLASDIKVKTATRILEMANTHEDTDLEEAVIGFVCKNFPEVSQTDDWNALLSSNPCFASMVLKKVSKSLGKCKSEPIVIIV